A window of Babesia microti strain RI chromosome III, complete genome contains these coding sequences:
- a CDS encoding peptidyl-prolyl isomerase H (cyclophilin H) (overlaps_old_locusTagID:BBM_III01580), protein MEPEEIDLITSPGCPQYLSDLVTNKSNPVVFLDINIGSTPIGRLKIELFADRVPRTAENFRQFCTGEFLYNKVPIGYTGATFHRVIKDFMVQGGDFVNGDGTGFISIYGTSFDDESFAISHDDLGLVSMANKGPNTNGCQFFITTKACNWLDGKNVVFGKLIDNESLIILKKMENVTVTPSNYKPKLDITITNSGQL, encoded by the exons ATGGAGCCTGAGGAAATAGATCTTATTACTTCTCCTGGATGTCCGCAATATCTCTCGGACCTTGTCACTAACAAATCAAATCCTGTAGTATTTttggatataaatattggcTCAACACCAATAG GAAGGTTGAAAATCGAATTATTCGCAGATCGTGTGCCTAGGACTGCCGAAAATTTTAGACAATTTTGCACGGGcgaatttttgtataacaAAGTGCCCATAGGTTACACAGGAGCGACCTTCCATCGCGTAATAAAGGATTTTATGGTACAG ggtgGGGATTTTGTCAACGGCGATGGCACTGgttttatttcaatttatgGTACAAGTTTTGACGATGAAAGCTTTGCAATATCTCATGATGATCTGGGACTAGTTAGCATGGCCAACAAAGGGCCTAACACCAATGGATGCCAATTTTTCATTACTACCAAGGCATGCAATTGGCTTGATGGTAAAAACGTCGTTTTTGGTAAACTCATCGATAATGAATCGTTGATTATACTCAAAAAGATGGAGAATGTCACAGTAACGCCTTCAAATTACAAACCTAAGTTGGATATTACGATAACAAATTCAGGACAGTTGTAG
- a CDS encoding tRNA pseudouridine synthase A (overlaps_old_locusTagID:BBM_III01585), which produces MRLPFILLLVYLPPSLSVYTKFTQIVPFMALSGDFSAKNFSRKRKNVTKHSSVGDSTIQSTNNELFKISNGINAPKTKYAMYLGYLGTGYYGFQKQIAFGDRVEETVETIEGTLERALIASNAIYPEFKHRLQKLGWSKAARTDKGVHAACMVVGCRMNIADDFLKIFNENLPGNIICYDVLRVTKGFDARALCSYRNYEYIFPGYLLGKFEIPPQHLTFYQSCCEMVDRCAKCPKTSCYNRSQDNFVFSNPDKISSTSDTNYQVTEQDIVSLETIFGDYVGSHNFHNFSSRINPLNPASYRYINSIKVSRVECMENFVRVSIQGQSFLFNQIRKMIAVAIEVFRGSAPKNAIKYCLNKLHSVNVNTAPAQGLFLHHPNFDTYNFHRASPPQTKHILFEDVKEQAMQFIKQRIYPEILKYDKWHEWLETINEYPFYWENHAHKLVKVSNSDGEIDTNDQETTLTNAMTDGVINGVSNDMIDQM; this is translated from the exons ATGCGTTTGCCATTCATATTACTCCTAGTCTACTTGCCCCCTTCACTCTCTGTGTATACTAAGTTTACTCAAATTGTTCCTTTTATGGCGTTATCTGGTGATTTTTCTGCTAAAAACTTCTCCCGGAAGCGTAAAAATGTCACTAAACATTCATCTGTGGGAGATTCCACCATTCAATCTACAAATAAcgaattgtttaaaattagtAACGGAATTAATGCACCAAAGACTAAATATGCGATGTATTTAGG TTACCTAGGGACTGGTTATTATGGATTTCAAAAACAGATCGCATTTGGAGATAGAGTAGAGGAAACTGTAGAGACCATTGAAGGGACACTCGAAAGGGCTTTAATAGCTTCCAATGCTATATACCCAGAGTTTAAACATAGACTTCAGAAACTTGGGTGGTCGAAGGCTGCTAGGACTGATAAGGGTGTTCATGCTGCCTGTATGGTAGTGGGCTGTAGAATGAATATTGCtgatgattttttaaaaattttcaatgaaaatttgccaggaaatattatatgttatgATGTCCTTAGGGTAACCAAGGGTTTTGACGCAAG AGCATTATGTTCATATCGCAactatgaatatatatttccaGGTTACTTGCttggaaaatttgaaataccCCCGCAACACTTAACTTTTTATCAATCATGTTGTGAAATGGTGGATAGATGTGCAAAGTGTCCCAAAACATCTTGCTACAATCGTTCACaagataattttgtattcaGCAATCctgataaaatatcttctACCTCAGATACTAACTACCAAGTAACCGAACAAGATATCGTTTCATTGGAAACAATATTTGGTGACTATGTTGGTTCTCACAACTTCCACAACTTTAGCTCCCGAATTAATCCACTCAATCCCGCTTCCTACCGTTACATAAACTCAATTAAA GTATCAAGGGTTGAATGTATGGAAAATTTCGTAAGAGTGTCTATACAAGGCCAATCATTCctatttaatcaaatacGGAAGATGATAGCAGTTGCTATTGAGGTTTTTAGGGGTAGTGCTCCAAAAAATGCCATAAAATACTGTCTAAATAAGTTGCATTCTGTTAATGTTAATACGGCGCCAGCACAAGGTTTATTTCTTCATCAC CCCAACTTTGacacatataattttcatagAGCCTCCCCGCCACAGACAAAACATATTCTATTTGAAGATGTCAAAGAACAGGCTATGCAGTTTATAAAGCAGAGGATATACCCTGAAATTCTCAAATACGACAA GTGGCATGAATGGTTGGAGACTATCAATGAATATCCTTTTTATTGGGAGAATCATGCGCACAAACTTGTCAAAGTATCTAACAGTGATGGCGAAATAGATACAAATGATCAAGAAACAACTCTAACTAATGCAATGACAGATGGAGTTATAAACGGAGTGTCTAATGATATGATTGACCAAATGTGA
- a CDS encoding Protein kinase domain (overlaps_old_locusTagID:BBM_III01590) translates to MFTMELPEEFMDDLDLRPYGYQLESLLDGHSLSNYHSLYYVTNIHTGTISVAKVTDIYGVPKQVVHSIYNESNLLNYLYNCWKYHRNAPIDTLYSLNTNNIWISTMATMISNASTCTTPSNDQELIDYELDNFYCKYTLTTRVDSNDFMLNNLAYRQYGTNETYDGVFPVVKLETTITSNSSIIMIIENCEGGSLYSLIAKYIDNNTKLPVGYIKSIMLQLLSGLEFIHSKNVYHGDINPSNILFADKQRTLIKISDFETSQRLDNDDIQTCSLLVNTSANMYRSPEQIMGCDKLTAAADLWSAGCILYELITLNHFFASNIFTDNSNTVDGDDVTPVNVYYEYKSQLINNIPPKYCYFAPLLDMLLDYDPVKRLGGYKFFNTYAT, encoded by the coding sequence ATGTTTACCATGGAATTACCTGAAGAATTCATGGATGATTTGGATCTCCGTCCTTATGGTTACCAATTAGAATCATTGCTGGATGGACATAGCTTGAGCAACTACCACTCCCTTTACTACGTGACAAACATACACACAGGAACAATTTCAGTGGCAAAGGTTACTGATATTTATGGCGTACCTAAACAAGTTGTACACTCCATTTATAATGAATCTAATTTACTGAACTACCTATACAATTGTTGGAAATACCATAGAAATGCCCCAATTGATACATTATATAGCTTGAATACAAATAACATATGGATTAGTACAATGGCTACCATGATCTCTAATGCCTCAACTTGTACCACACCCTCAAATGACCAGGAATTGATTGACTATGAATTGGATAActtttattgtaaatatacacTAACTACTCGTGTTGattcaaatgattttatgcTCAACAATCTAGCCTATAGGCAATATGGCACAAATGAAACTTACGATGGCGTATTTCCAGTTGTGAAGTTGGAAACTACAATTACTTCAAATTCGAGCATTATAATGATCATTGAAAATTGCGAAGGTGGTAGTTTATACTCGCtaattgccaaatatattgataataatacCAAACTACCTGTTGGATATATCAAATCTATTATGTTACAATTACTAAGTGGCTTAGAGTTTATCCACTCAAAGAATGTTTACCACGGTGATATCAACCCATCTAATATCCTATTTGCAGATAAGCAGCGGACATTAATCAAAATCTCCGACTTTGAAACCTCACAGCGATTGGACAATGATGACATACAAACTTGTTCATTGCTAGTCAACACTTCAGCCAACATGTATAGATCTCCTGAACAAATAATGGGATGTGACAAGCTAACCGCTGCAGCTGATTTATGGTCAGCAggttgtatattatatgaattGATAACActtaatcatttttttgCAAGTAACATATTTACTGACAATTCTAACACGGTTGATGGCGATGATGTTACCCCAGTGAATGTATATTACGAATATAAATCGCAACTAATAAACAATATACCGccaaaatattgttattttgcGCCATTATTGGACATGTTACTGGATTATGATCCGGTTAAACGCTTGGGTGGCTACAAGTTTTTTAACACATATGCAACTTGA
- a CDS encoding GPN-loop GTPase 1 homolog (overlaps_old_locusTagID:BBM_III01595) — translation MEKLSPDEAAKQPLVIVVIGMAGSGKTTYMKAITKSLIADGKKVYSINLDPAVYSIPYNSNIDIRDSINYQDVMKHYKLGPNGAIMTSLNLFATKFDGVMDILLKRSTELDYILVDTPGQIEVFNWSASGSIILESLATTFPSVINYVVDTTRSQKPITFMANMIYACSVMYKFQLPFIASFNKIDAVDPSCCIEWMNDYYKFSEAVLASDDSYMGSFSRSCALMLNEFYREIQHCSISSVTGDGMDLHKECLLKSKEEYLMQYLPFLKNKNKESVKVPNSGD, via the exons ATGGAAAAGTTATCCCCCGATGAAGCCGCAAAACAACCCTTAGTAATCGTAGTAATCGG AATGGCAGGGAGTGGAAAGACGACCTACATGAAGGCCATAACTAAGTCTTTAATTGCTGATGGCAAAAAGGTCTACTCCATAAACCTAGATCCTGCG GTATATTCGATTCCGTATAACTCTAACATTG ACATAAGAGACAGTATTAACTACCAAGACGTTATGAAACACTACAAACTAGGACCAAATGGTGCCATTATGACTTCATTAAACCTCTTCGCCACCAAATTCGATGGGGTTATGGATATTCTACTCAAAAGATCTACTGAATTGGACTACATTTTGGTTGATACTCCTGGACAAATTGAAGTGTTTAATTGGTCAGCAAGTGGTTCTATAATTTTAG AATCATTGGCTACAACGTTCCCTAGTGTGATTAATTATGTCGTGGACACAACGAGATCGCAAAAGCCCATCACTTTCATGgcaaatatgatatatgcCTGCAGTGTCATGTACAAGTTTCAGTTGCCATTTATTGCTAGCTTTAACAAAATTG ATGCAGTTGATCCCTCGTGCTGCATTGAATGGATGAACGACTACTACAAGTTTTCTGAGGCAGTACTGGCCTCCGATGACTCCTACATGGGATCATTTAGTCGTTCATGTGCATTAATGCTCAATGAATTCTACCGCGAAATACAG CATTGCTCAATATCCAGTGTCACGGGAGATGGAATGGATTTGCATAAAGAATGTCTTCTCAAATCAAAGGAGGAATATCTCAT GCAATATTTGCCATTCCTtaagaataaaaataagGAATCAGTTAAAGTCCCAAACTCTGGagattaa
- a CDS encoding hypothetical protein (overlaps_old_locusTagID:BBM_III01600), producing the protein MYNMDISHWYNFTGTEWFNDWVTNDRHSKLIRASSHGGLISVLTFGEGVSRKLRIFSGTGSLLMSIQWVVKWMLDAGWTHTLHFVTLLSNGTVRICTLNAKRRQQFTLPFRPIAGKVFQGGFLLFETNGMVHFVSYQNIECLTHERLCSLGQIHLIHGEIPIAIVTQRSLFSNNSINHGDSMDSTSICFSLTTCHKNLIVCKAISNLPSSLVSTSKHLGFVVRNGLLDFYKSLIAVSNEDNLHIYTIDLQKFDEIIHTYTIKLDIIPNSIFIATSYILLNTDNQMYIKHYGQNHRLTTANSFVDNNSLSEDNMLSNTLMCSDDDFYAIGPSSECHIIGFYYSPMEYTDDTNTCKQMNDGQLDISCLSTGESVECEEGIRLLYPLIGEVWLVRSGMGWYKQITDNIENTSYRLLQAYKTFSKDSSEAFTLKINFGEAIYGCIQAAAATLDPALAGLYLEAAVLGRKLNGFAQLSNISNFTTSSSDLNNKFEYNVTNKSISNSVIKDSVNEKYSDHVNVINGCQVDIDKLWASTCGWLRIIHTLAKSPLDQHLTVTEGNSITIERLCEIISARGYPKIAFTISKFSNCSPHLAYHQYAISEILDSSHLPDNDVISAVLNTPVHILPDGVFAKLSKIAASPPFSRNTLALSLYEKERCPYAKAALVNTIVNNDVKITHFPTDLIRIMIQTGIKLPLYYRHYSSKSDLKNCQRMLERMGSNDDAAKNATAIGYSCRNMNKEAKNWFGYSQNFSKASKNQLLHQSTDEMMAMLKHDKQYSSLMDLIFDLFMKNDHSTAMNLASDLGVSRKRLGVCLISSCIFKKDLSILNKYLKDKRVDIPQDLLQQAYGQVDVDAQTDESGSFFKLWK; encoded by the exons atgtataatatggATATATCGCACTGGTACAATTTTACTGGCACTGAGTGGTTCAATGACTGGGTCACTAATGACCGCCACTCAAAATTGATAAGAGCCTCGTCACATGGTGGATTAATTTCAGTTTTAACGTTTGGAGAGGGGGTTTCTCGTAAATTGCGCATTTTTTCTGGGACTGGATCATTATTAATGTCTATCCAGTGGGTCGTCAAATGGATGTTAGACGCAGGATGGACCCACACGTTACATTTTGTAACTCTTTTGTCAAATGGAACAGTTAGAATTTGTACATTGAATGCAAAAAGGCGGCAACAATTTACTTTGCCATTTAGGCCAATTGCAGGCAAAGTGTTTCAGGGCGGATTCCTGCTATTCGAAACAAATGGCATGGTTCATTTTGTGAGTTATCAAAACATAGAATGTTTAACACATGAAAGATTATGTTCATTAGGACAAATACACCTTATTCATGGTGAAATACCCATAGCAATAGTAACTCAGCGTTCACTCTTCTCTAATAACTCAATTAATCACGGCGATTCAATGGATTCTACTAGTATTTGCTTTTCCTTAACCACATGccacaaaaatttaattgtatgcAAGGCTATAAGTAATTTGCCATCATCGCTAGTATCTACTAGTAAACATTTGGGGTTTGTCGTAAGGAATGGCCTGCtagatttttataaatCTCTAATTGCAGTATCAAATGAGgataatttgcatatttatacaattgatttgcagaaatttgatgaaattatccatacttatacaataaaactTGACATAATCCCTAActcaatttttattgccACATCATATATCTTGCTAAATACAGATAACCAAATGTACATCAAGCATTACGGCCAAAACCATCGATTAACAACCGCCAACTCTTTTGTAGACAATAACAGTTTAAGCGAAGATAATATGCTGTCTAATACTCTAATGTGCAGCGATGATGATTTTTACGCAATAGGTCCATCCTCAGAATGTCACATAATTGGCTTTTATTACTCACCCATGGAATATACGGATGATACCAATACTTGCAAGCAAATGAATGATGGACAATTAGACATTTCTTGCTTATCCACTGGCGAATCAGTTGAGTGCGAAGAGGGTATCCGACTGCTTTACCCACTTATTGGCGAAGTATGGCTTGTGAGATCTGGGATGGGTTGGTATAAACAGATAACGGATAATATTGAGAACACAAGCTACAGATTGTTGCAGGCATATAAAACATTTTCTAAAGATAGCTCTGAAGCTTTTACGCTCAAG ATAAATTTCGGCGAAGCGATTTATGGCTGTATTCAGGCAGCAGCGGCAACACTTGATCCAGCATTGGCAGGGCTGTATCTAGAAGCAGCCGTTTTGGGGCGCAAACTGAATGGATTTGCCCAATTGTCTAATATTAGCAACTTTACCACCTCATCTTCCGACTTGAACAATAAATTCGAATATAATGTAACCAATAAGTCTATTTCTAACAGTGTAATTAAAGATTCAGTCAATGAAAAATACAGCGATCAtgtaaatgtaataaatggGTGTCAAGTGGatattgacaaattgtGGGCAAGCACCTGCGGCTGGTTACGTATAATTCATACACTGGCTAAATCTCCTTTGGATCAGCACTTGACAGTAACTGAAGGAAATAGTATAACCATTGAGAGATTGTGTGAAATAATTTCTGCACGTGGATACCCAAAAATTGCTTTTAccatatcaaaattttctaaCTGTTCACCACATTTGGCTTACCACCAATATGCTATTTCAGAGATTTTAGATTCATCACATTTACCTGATAATGATGTTATAAGCGCTGTGCTTAATACTCCAGTGCACATACTCCCTGATGGGGTTTTtgccaaattatcaaaaatcGCTGCATCTCCTCCCTTCTCCCGCAATACATTAGCCTTGTCATTGTATGAGAAAGAACGCTGCCCATACGCTAAGGCTGCATTGGtaaatacaattgttaataatgatGTCAAAATTACTCATTTCCCTACTGATCTTATTCGTATTATGATTCAAACGGGTATTAAATTACCTTTGTACTATCGCCATTATAGTTCCAAAAGtgatttgaaaaattgtcaaagaATGCTTGAGCGGATGGGATCCAATGACGACGCTGCTAAAAATGCAACGGCTATTGGTTATAGCTGTAGAAATATGAATAAAGAAGCGAAGAATTGGTTTGGTTATTCACAGAACTTTTCAAAGGCCTCTAAAAACCAATTGCTGCACCAAAGCACAGATGAAATGATGGCAATGTTGAAACATGACAAGCAATACTCGTCACTTATggatttaatttttgacCTTTTCATGAAGAATGACCACAGCACTGCCATGAATTTGGCTAGTGATCTTGGTGTATCGCGCAAACGATTAGGCGTATGCCTGATCTCAAGTTGCATATTTAAGAAGGATTTATCcattttaaacaaatatttgaagGATAAAAGGGTGGATATTCCACAAGATTTGTTGCAGCAAGCCTATGGGCAAGTGGATGTGGATGCTCAAACCGATGAATCGGGTTCCTTCTTTAAGTTGTGGAAATAG
- a CDS encoding transcription factor with AP2 domain(s) (ApiAP2) (overlaps_old_locusTagID:BBM_III01605), which produces MEVSNGPVVDPTCSFPKTPVTPPTPPLYANRAVANSEKHELKRSSSLNTSIEEGESVGKLAPPKQLGIYLNSAANSWIVSWETNGIYSTRSFPIDNTAPSTAHCDAIRFYSHIVFTSDQHANPKPTITKVMPFDNVNNLTKSNNVLPHILSAGDVRPITVPITNPQGVSTPYGKPIRQNSDNLSIKPSIYPVMPQTNGIFTRLSTSDCSKQRKHILSNDEFGGEKDLNRARGVYFDKNSQRWFGEHKFRGVKCAQSFSVKKHGYEEAHKLAVEWKQAKERESLLDELGLNRVKGNCQYSNELREYYIKHSKLFPKVRGVWFNSTPHRMGWVGQAYKKCKRIEKIFSVSKHGFERARELAVNFRNSHKPSDKKSKNTADADNGKIDYLTYENSEIYTISPKSHETMNEVDRLETTLQTSPMKYSTSKNSFMRMDSMETHLPESPEDEFDMNTEDIDNLDTWGKFDNLSTGKFHIALKKSGEYFNDITPNKSLNNKAKYQHMLQFFDNFLNDIESILKLQLPFPSLPPLHKCFESLQLHRKKLFNEYSEASLCEYNKLLGHYYDAGYVMPSDLPIPELYALISLITRQKDFEQLNNYEIMPKGYNRELTNQASDNYMQDKRENCDEKYKLNTESIDINADKKKCLDFDNTYVYKTGGDPLELLLNLVRT; this is translated from the exons ATGGAGGTGTCGAACGGGCCTGTTGTGGACCCAACTTGCTCGTTCCCGAAGACCCCAGTAACCCCGCCAACTCCCCCCTTATATGCAAATAGGGCAGTCGCTAATAGTGAGAAACATGAACTAAAACGAAGTTCGAGCTTGAATACCTCAATAGAAGAGGGAGAAAGTGTGGGAAAATTGGCCCCGCCTAAACAACTTGGCATATACTTAAACTCCGCCGCCAACTCGTGGATCGTATCTTGGGAAACAAATGGAATCTACTCTACAAGATCATTTCCCATCGATAATACCGCACCAAGTACCGCACATTGTGATGCTATTAGGTTTTATTCACATATAGTATTTACATCTGATCAACACGCCAACCCTAAACCCACAATAACAAAAGTGATGCCATTTGATAATGTTAACAACTTAACTAAAAGCAACAATGTT TTGCCGCATATTTTATCAGCAGGTGATGTACGACCAATAACAGTACCAATAACCAACCCACAAGGCGTCTCCACACCATATGGCAAACCTATTAGACAAAATTCAgataatttgtcaattaaaCCTTCAATATATCCTGTAATGCCCCAGACTAATGGCATTTTCACAAGGTTATCAACTAGCGACTGTTCCAAACAACGAAAGCATATCCTTtctaatgatgaatttggtGGAGAAAAGGACCTAAATCGAGCAAGGGGTGtatattttgacaaaaattcACAAAGGTGGTTTGGTGAACATAAATTCCGTGGTGTAAAATGCGCCCAAAGTTTTTCCGTGAAAAAGCACGGATACGAAGAGGCCCATAAATTGGCAGTGGAATGGAAGCAGGCAAAGGAAAGGGAGTCTCTACTGGATGAATTAGGTCTCAATAGGGTGAAGGGAAATTGCCAGTATTCAAACGAGTTACGCGAGTATTACATAAAGCACAGCAAATTATTCCCCAAAGTTCGCGGTGTCTGGTTCAACTCAACCCCCCACCGCATGGGATGGGTTGGTCAGGCCTACAAAAAATGCAAAAGGATTGAGAAAATATTCTCCGTCTCTAAGCATGGTTTTGAACGGGCACGCGAGTTGGCAGTTAATTTCAGAAATTCCCATAAACCTAGTGACAAGAAATCCAAAAATACGGCTGACGCCGATAATGgcaaaattgattatttaactTATGAAAACTCTGagatatatacaatatcgCCCAAATCTCATGAAACTATGAATGAAGTTGATAGATTGGAAACTACCTTACAAACCTCACCCATGAAATATAGCACCTCCAAAAACAGCTTCATGCGAATGGATAGTATGGAGACTCATCTTCCAGAGTCTCCAGAAGATGAGTTTGACATGAATACTgaagatattgataatttggacACTTGGGGCAAATTTGACAACCTTTCAACTGGCAAATTTCACATTGCACTTAAAAAATCAGGAGAATATTTTAACGATATTACCCCTAATAAATCCTTAAATAACAAAGCTAAATATCAACATATGCTCCAATTCTTCGATAATTTCCTCAATGACATAGAATCCATACTCAAACTTCAGCTCCCTTTCCCCAGCCTACCTCCCTTGCACAAGTGTTTTGAATCACTCCAACTGCACAGgaaaaaattgttcaatgAATACAGTGAGGCTAGCCTTTGTGAGTATAACAAATTGCTGGGGCATTATTACGATGCAGGTTATGTCATGCCATCAGATCTCCCCATCCCCGAACTATACGCGTTGATATCGCTTATAACTCGACAGAAAGACTTTGAACAGCtcaataattatgaaataatgCCAAAGGGATACAATAGAGAACTGACTAATCAAGCATCCGACAACTACATGCAAGACAAGCGTGAAAATTGCGACGAAAAATATAAACTTAACACTGAAAGTATTGATATTAATGCTGATAAGAAGAAGTGCCTTGATTTTGACAATACATATGTCTATAAAACTGGAGGAGACCCTCTTGAACTTTTATTGAATCTTGTCAGAACTTAA